TTGGTCTTTCAATAAAATGTcttgtttaaataaaaaagggttttttttgtatgcttAGTTTTACAGTGATCTGTGGCGTCAATAAAAAGTTGAAAGTACGCTCAGGCAGGGTAGAATAAGAGGCTGCAATGTACAAGCTGCTGTATGATGTAGCGGCGTTAGCTCCAGTTCAGATATTTTCTTGGGGCAAACCGGAATGTTCATAGTCTATCCAGTTTCCGTTTTATGGAATGTTTTGGTGTTTCAGACCGATACCAAGAATGCAATTTTGTCAATACACAGGTGATAGCCTACGTAACTGTTTGACctcattgaatattttttgctGTGCTATTGCTGTCATATTTCCAAAAGTCACTCCTTTGTAAAAAAGCAACAGTCCTTAAAATTCTACATTTATAAACAATTTGTCTAACCATAGAATGATGACCACAAAGACATCTAGCAATACTTTTAAAACCAGCTTCCAGCCTTAGACAAGTTATATAAAAGAAAGTCCTGACCTCATCCTCATCAAGGGAGTTATTCATACTGGACATCCCAGGAATCATGCTGAACTGCCACAGATTTGTAAAGGAGAATGGTCCTAAATTCATCTTGATCATTGTGCAGGCCTGGTCTGCAACAAGAGGAAACGTTTGGTTGTGGTTATTTCTACCAAAGGAAGGTCAACCTGTTATTGAATCAAAGAGTTCACTTTATCCTCACTGTCATGTTGTCTAAAGGTTATTTtcaatatgaatatgaaaatggGTGGTATTCGTTTAAGCAGCCTTTATAGTTGTGATTTAGATGGTCAGACTACATTTGATGACCAATTTGtgcataaatttaaaaaaaatccaaaaggtTCATAATTTTTTCTTTCCACTGTAGATGCTTTGACATTAGGGAAAATGAGATatcaaacatgaacaaaaaacgTCTCTTTAATGATACCACAATTGTGACCTTGACATCCCAATCACCTGCTTTTACTGAATATAGACATTCTTGTTCTGATCTTGGAGTTCTAACCAAAATGTAAGTTTTCATTGTGTTGCTATGTGGCACTTATTTGATAATacgttttttaaatgatgacattttgcAAAAATTCTTTAAGATCTAGATTTTATGTGTGATTCAAATTAGGGGACGCGAGGTGGAAGGAACTACTAAATTTAGTGTGGTGTTGGTGAAATGGGGTTGTGAGAATTATGCTTAAAATTTAGTGCAATTAAACATATCACGGTTATTAGTGTTTTGCATTCTCTAGGTTGGGTAATTCTGACTAAAGCAGTAGTCCTTTGATGTCCACCCACATGTACCGTACATGCATAATAATGGTTGAATGGTTGCAACTTATTTAGCTGGGCTGTAAacatcaagctttttttttttttttaaatttgaggcTTTCAGCACGATTTAAATGCTGTGAGATTGGAGCAGGAATTGATTGGCAATACTAAGCATCCAGTGCAGGTCATCATTTTGGCATCACGCCTAcgaaaaaaagaagtttcaaACAACATCCTCACCCcagtgggtgaaaaaaaaaaaaaaaaaaggtcacttcTTATAGTTACTAGTGGTGCAAATGTGTCTGCTTCCGCTGGCCAGTGTGATCGTTGTGTCCCGCATTTCCTTGCTGTCTTGCTGCTTGTGCCTTGTGTCTCGTTCACGCATGCTTGGCTCACATCCTGTGGCtgtctttttggtcataattccacacaACAAATCCTCCCAAATAACAGAAGATACAACTAGACCTAAACAAGCCTGTGACTGTCCCTGTTAATGCTAGAGGGACGTCCTAGCTAATGTGTGACTTTGTGTATGTAGGGGTGAAGCCGTACGCTTGCTCCATGTGTGACATGAGGTTCTTCCAACGTTACCATCTGGCAAGACACAGCCTCACTCATACTGGTATGCGTCTACTTACACTAGCTTCTTCGGTCCTCACCTCGTTAAACAACAGACAGTAAAGATATCATTGTGTCTCAATTGACTTTCAAATTTTTATTACGCTTGAAATGGTAGAAAAAAACGAAGATGTATCCAGACATGTTCCGACagccaaataaaaaataattgtagcATTAATTGTACACATAAATGTATGAAACGTCAGCTTTTTCCCCGCTGAATGCTCTACTTTGTTCTGCGCAATTTCTTCTTTGTCCGTAAAAACAATACTTGGGCACTATTTAATGTGGCGGACATGATTTGGACATATAATTGCACAGCAAAACAGTTGCTGAGAAGATGTGGCTGTATAAGAAGAGCTAAGGTGAGGGAAGAGTTGATggttgtgatttttgtttctaGCTCATACTgatgtactttttgtgtgtaGGGGTGAAGCCATACGCTTGCTCCATTTGTGACATGAGATTTTTTCAACGATACCACTTGGCAAGACACAGTCTCACTCACACGGGTATGAAGTTGCTCTTCCTTGATCTAGTTAATCCTTCATACTGGCCCAATAGTTAACGCTTCCTAATTTCTAGAATATTTTTAGGCATACAGCATAGAAGTGCTTGTTACTATTCAACATAACACTTAGAGTTGTTGTTCCAGCCAGGTACTTCCATTAAATTGCCATACTTAGACTTTAGACAGAAGGCAAATATGTTTAAAGTTAAAACTCTTTCAAGTTATATTGTGGAAGACGATGTAAGAATAGGTCAGTGCGTGAAGTGTCGTGTACTTGTGCCACAGCCTTTGGCATGTCTGGATACATAATAACTGGGTGTGTCCCACTGAGATCATTGTGGTGTTTCGTTTTActttttgcaaaacatttttgctctgTGTGTACAGGGGTGAAGCCATATGCTTGCTCCATGTGTGACATGAGATTTTTCCAGAGATACCACCTGGCGAGACACACTCTCACACATACGGGTACATGTTTATTCTCAATCCCTCTCACCTAACCACACAATGGAGTGTTCTAGTGTATAGGCCTCACCCTACCTGTCAGAGCACTGAGACACAAACGTCTTTCCACTGCACAATACCTACACGGCTCAACTCTCTATTGACACTATTTCCAGTCAAAACCAAGTACTATTTTCTCTTCCTCATCAGCCGAGGTTCCAAGCATGACGTGACGAGACCATATTGGGTAAACTGCTGCAGATTTGTCATTCTTgggtttttgtaaaatttggaTACAAGGctacaaatgataaaaaatttACACATTTGCTAATGTTAGcagactctgttgctgtgcttTAGCTCTGTAGGCTGCCGTGTTATACTCCAGTCTCCACATTGCTGCAGGAGTCTGTTTTCTTGCTGCCCCCCAGCCGCCTCTCGAACAAGTAGTTATGACTGATGCATTGAATAAtgcctgttttcattttttgttttttttttaatgaagtggAAAAAAGACAAGCTGAGGCGAGCCGTGTAGGTGCTACTCAGGGGAAACGCAGCTCAAGGCGAATGAGGACCTTTTGACTATGCcaaaatctttcattttttccccccttcactTAATTTCATTGTGTCGGCATGAATGTGTGACTAGGGACTTGTTAGTCATGGAAGTATAAAAAGTATGTATTGGTCCCAAAACTGATTTgtacatgtaaaaatacatttctgttcATAGCTGACAGGAGCACTTTAATAAAGTTTGGTACTGTATGCATTCAGGGGTGAAGCCGTACGCTTGCTCCATGTGTGACATGAGGTTCTTCCAACGTTACCATTTGGCAAGACACAGCCTCACTCATACCGGTATGCTGCATTTGTTCCCCTTTTACTGTTAAACCTCTAAAATCCGACCCAAGGACGTCTAACATGTTTTAAGTCCCATTTCCCACAATAACATCATTATGTAATGAGTGGAAAATGTCCAGTAAAACTGTAGGCTTTGTTGGAAAACTGTCCACTGAAAAAAAggcccttttttgttttatttaaaaccggtaccataacATGTataattgacaccatcactaacCGGGCACATTACACAAATGAAATTTAATGGCAGACATCAGTAGTCTGAAATACTAATAAGACGAGTTCCATTTCTCCAAATTGAACCAATATTTAGTTGCTTGACCattgaaataattcattttccagCAACTTCCGATCAGAAACTTTTTGACAACTGACTGCATTGAAAGTGAACATTATTAAAGTAGCTCCTACAATTTTATATATTGAGCTTTGCTTATTTGTAattataaaacaacaacaaaaaaagaaactaaaaacATTGATGTCTGCCAGTTCTTTCTGGCGTAATGTGTTGTCTCTGATCAATTTCATAGCATGCTTTTACAAACCACCCAATTAGTATGTCCATGTCTtttacatgttttgttttcttttattttttttaagttatgaaATACATCTAACCTTTTTGTGTTCCATTCAGGAGTGAAGCCATATGCTTGTACCATGTGTGACATGAGGTTTATTCAACGTTACCAACTTGAAAGAcacagtctcacacacacaggtatgtccctttcatttcaatgtgacATGGCTCACACCACCATGGGCTTATGCCttaaaactcattcactgccattgatggCTGTTGAGagttccatgttaaaaaaattattacgaCACCTGTGACAATGTTGccaaacggttgtttgtttaaactCAACGGTTTACTTCACAAGCACATGTAAAGTGTGATGCTAATGAGAGTTCCCCTCCTAGTTTGCTCACAATAGAGTAAAAATGATTGTTTGCTTAATGTTTTAAGTTGTCGTTTGTTTTATTGTGGCATCATACATATAGAAGAATCTCACCCTATAAATGAAGATAATGTTTGATACATAGACCTTTATTTTAAGCTATAGACACATTCTTTGTCCCATCAGAgaattttcaccattttacttGGCATTCAATCTGTGTGAGAGATTagacaaattattattttcggTCAGTTGTCAGTATGCACAACAGTCCACACTGGTCAATTGTTGTCATTTCTCATTCATTTTATTAACAATGGCTCtggtcacttttgtttttttttaattatttttacagaAGCATAAATTGAGACATCATAttgatcatttttcaaaatgttttccagaGTATGTCATCATAGTTTTCTCATATTTTACATAGCAGATGTTACTTTCTTATCTTTTGTGAATAGTTTGCCAACTGCCTAAAATTGTCTAACCTGCGATcagcgttgaaaaaaaaatctgttgaaatTAGGCAATCTCTTATTGGATATTGTGTTTGGTGTACTGTGTCCATTTAGGACCTCAATTATTCCTTTGGATATTCAGGGGTCTAGGTTTGCAGATTGATTTCTTTCCCTCTCTGGATGATTTTGTTATTGTCCATCAccattttgaaattcaaacacTGACTGTGGAATTAGCAATCATAGTCAAATAGAAAAGTCATGTTCAATTGGAATGGCAGACCTACTTCCTCACCTAGTGGAATCTCTGCAGCAAACTAAGCGCTGATGACTACAACCAAACTTTACTAAACAATTAGTAAAGTTTAGCGGCGATCATTTTTGGCAGTTGAATAATTTCTTTTCCACGCTAAAGCTGGTACTTTGTGTGCATAGGGGTGAAGCCGTACGCTTGCACCATGTGTGACAAGAGGTTTTTTCAGCGCTACCACCTGGCGAGACACAGCCTCACTCATATGGGTATGCGCCTGCCAATCTTAAGACCGTCACACCATTGGGATGCTGCAACATCTGTTAAATGTCTGTGTTCTGACACTTTGTTAATGGGGCAGATGTAGTGCATTAGTACCAATGATATTGGCTTGTGTAAAGTaagtggatcagaaaatggtaatttttttgcaaaaccacCTACCTAGCTCCTACTTTGCCCATTTAACTCATGTTAGGGTATGACATTGGTTATTAACCACAGACATCAATTTATCTCGGATTAGTTGGCTTAAATACATCAAGATTTCTTGTTTCTTTGTGGCAGAGATACAAATTAATACTGTTGATGCTCTGCATTTAGGTGTGAAACCTTATGCTTGCACCATGTGTGACATGAAGTTTTGTCAGCGTTACCACCTGGCGAGACACAGCCTCACTCATACTGGTATGGGTCCGTACATCGTGCCCAGTACATTCTGTGTGCACCTTCCCATTTGTCACTTTCCTTCAGGATCTCACTCATTTCTGACGCATCATATCTGAGCCGGAAGATTTAAgaaattcttcttcttgtgtttcTGTTGGAGGGTTCCTGTGGTGTTTGAGTCCTGTTTTTTCAGTAGAGAATACATTTATTCCTATCGTTGTGAATAGATTTCCTGTCCTTACtctcaaaatgtattaatttcagGGAAAATGCATTGAAGCAGATTAGCTACAATGTAGTGCAGTCAGTCTGTATTTAAAGATACGTGCAGCACATGAGGCAAATCAATACGGCTAGTGGCTGGTATTAGTAATATAGTAGTGGTAATATCTGCATTTGCTATATTTTCTCAGGTGGCTTTATATCAAGCTTAATTGGAATTATACATCTGCTGTATTTCCAAGACTACTCCCTGTTATAGTAATAATGCAGTTAAATGCTGTCATTTTTCAAACTTCACAAACATGGGCACAAAATGACTCCCCGAAGAGGTAAAGGCAGGTGCCATATAGTTTGGATGTGACAAAAGCAATACTTAAAGTTTGTGAACAATGACAGCCTCTGAGGAaagtttttgttcaattttattGGAATCCAACTTCTTTACAAGGAGAACTGTAGGGTTCTttggaggatttaaaaaaaaaatctttttacatAATTTACGACATAGAGACAACAATTGCTTGTCAGGCATTCCAagtatttttatcttttcacTGACCTGTTCATAATGAATGTGataagacattttttaaaacagtatCTGTTGGTTTGTTTGTGATGTTGATTAGTTTTCCATGTACTTACATTTTCACAACTCAAATTTTAAAGCGGAATCTGCTGAATCCCTGGTGGCAGTGAAAATAGGCAGAAATGTCAAAGGATGAGATATTGTCATTGTATTAATTGGAAAATGTGTGGTTAATAACCAATAGCTTAGGTATGTTTACATAGTCAAAACTGCAAAGTGAAGCAAAGTATTATAACGTTGCTACTTTGCATTTAGGTGTGAAACCTTATGCTTGCACCATATGCGACAAGAGGTTTTTTCAGCGCTACCACCTGGCAAGACACAGCCTCACTCATATGGGTATGCGCTCACCTTGCCCATGACACTTAAAGTCACATTTGACTTTACATGACATCACACAAAGCATCTCTGACGGACGgctaatttttttcatcacgAGCATATATACCTGTGACTCATTGCTTGTCACGTTTTGCATAGAGATTGGTCATGAATAAAAATCAAGCATTCAAATGCTCAAAAAGATAGGTCTAATAACAGAAAATGTTGGTTTGCAAcccatcaattttaaatttAGAAGCACATTGCATCACTGTTGGATTGTGAACACTAAAAACCAAAGTGTGAAAGTAATACCTGTAATACTCTGCGTTTAGGTGTGAAACCTTTTGCTTGCACCATGTGTGACATGAGGTTTGTTCAGCGCTACCACCTGGCCAGACACAGCCTCACTCATACTGGTATGGGTCTATACAGCTGCCCCTCTATCTTGTTGAACCCTTATTGCCCATCAAGTTTTAGCACACACAGCCTCATTTGAAATACATTGCTTTTCTTAAAGGAAAAATGTATAGAAATATGTAACAGTCGTGTTACCTTTGCAGTTAAAAGCAATCATCCTCAAGAAAATGGAGCTACTGTCTTGGGATATTGTCGTGTTTTCACAATGCAACAGTTACAGTGGGACTATTACTGCAGACATGCCAACCCTCCTAATTTTCCTGAATATCCGGGATGACGGAAATCAGCCCGACTCCTGATGTTACGGACACAAGTAGATTCTTCAAATTCTAAAATAATGCATCCTCCATTTTCTCTGTGTTTTCTTGCCACATTGTGAACACTCAGTTTTAAACTTAGGGCGCCAGACACATTAATTATTATATGACGTGTCTATGTTAGGAGCtcaaacatgcataaaatgatGGGATTGCACATGAATTCGCAATTAGACTTGATCACTAATAGACATTCGCAATGTTGGTAGTTGTGTCAATTTCTCCCTCATGGGCATTCTGGGAAGACTGTAAGATTGGCATTTCTGTTTCTGGCAGATATTTGCATGAAATAGAGTTGAGAAACGtaacatatttttctttctgttgATGCAAACTCCAGTACTGCAAAACCGCTTAAATACACAGCAAAGAGGCTGAATgacatgggtttttttttttgcatgaattgGCGACTGTGTGGTTAATAACCAATAGCTTCGGGATTTACTGGCAAAGAATGAAAATGGAGCCTAAGTCATGTAACACTGCCACTTTGCATTTAGGTGTGAAACCTTATGCTTGTACCATGTGTGACAAGAGGTTTTTTCAGCGTTATCACCTGGCAAGACACAGCCTCACTCATATGGGTATGCACCCGCCCACCTAAACAATGACACTGACCAAAGTTCAATATAGAGGATGTTAATTAGACACAAGGCTTGTTGCTAGTTTACGAAGGTAATCGGTCCTGTGTCATGAAGCGTTTTCTGTATCACGTTTGAATCGTAAACTAAATTAATAGTGTGACATCATCAGCTCATGTTGTGTTAGCTGTGGATCTGAAAATTGGTCAAACACAACTTTGTAGCCAAGTGAGAAGTGGTTAACAACCCATCAATGACAGTTTTACTAATCGATGGATGACTGAGCCGAATGACAAGTTTTGAAAATTAATATATTAATGCTCTGCGTTTAGGTGTGAAACCTTTTGCTTGCACTATGTGCGACATGAGGTTTGTTCAACGCTACCACCTGGCGAGACACAGCCTCACTCATACGGGTATGGGTCCGTGCACCTACCCCTCTCATGTTTTCAGTCACTTAATGTGTTTGACGCAATATTTGCCAGAAATATTTACCTATTTAGACCGGGCTCTTCAATTTAATCTAAAACTTTTAGAGAAATGTCCATAATGCTACTATGACATGCAGTCGTTGAAGCTACTGGCTTGTGTTGTTGTTGGCTCAAGCTAACATCTTTTAATCGTCACACATAGAAATCTCCGAATGTAGAATTTTAGATATCAGCCAGCGAGCATTTTAGAGGTGGATTTGTTTCATctgcctttttgttttcctgctgGGAATATTTCACATGATGATCCAGTGGGAAACAATTACACCAGAGATGAGTACattagtcttgttttttttttcttcaatttttaacacaaatagaaaaaatacatttgttttgtacCCTCTTTAACCTAAATTGTGTAGCCCGTTACATTTCTCATAATTTCTGctaaaaacttttatttttgctgtttagTACACGTAACCgtgaatatttcaaaatttAGTGAATTTTCTTGCCTGAAATACACTCTTTGCTGCACAGGCATTGAACTACtgtagtggtgccttgagatatgaccCGACTTTTGAGATTCTTGAGATGCGAGCCGTCGATTGGCCAATTACTTTGCTTGGACTTGCGAGTGCAAACTTGAAGCGAGCCCTCAATGATGGCAGATGACTCAAATCACTTCACAAAAAGAAGCAGCGTGTCAGATAACATTAgttagtattaaaaaaaaaattgcctcaatTGTTTATTACCACCCTCAGCTATACGTTACTGTTGAACTAAATATAAAGCAAACAATTCGACATGTATGTAGAACAGCTATATAGCCttcgctagcttaatgctaacctTCTATTAGAAAGACCATAGGTGGACAGGCTAACAACTGGCATCTGTGTCGGTGTTGCTACCCTTGAAACAGTGGATATCTGACCACAATCTGTGGAGCAACTAAATAGACAATCacaatattcacaggcatatGTTCTTTATCCTGTGCAAAGATTAACTGTTGCTGCTGTACTGAGAAGCCAAGAGAGCAACTCAGCCTCCAATACAGTGTCCATATGTCTATCtaatactgcccccaggtggccgagGCGCAGACAAGagaatgagcagcacaatgaggattaaaggaggaaaaaaaggttaTTTTTGATTCTGTTTAATTATGCTATTGCTGTATGTTCCAAATATGATTATAGTGTGACATTGTTCTCTAAAAAGTCATTgcaattttgggggtgggggtgaggctggaacggattaatggcatatCGGTTCATTTCAGTGTTTAAAGACAATTTGAGATGATGTTTTGAATTATGAGTGTGGTTAGTGAACAAATATATAtctcgaggcaccactgtacagttaaaacttgtttttttttaatattttgtagcgTTTTTCAATTTATCATTATCACTTGGCTAATAATGATTCACCTGTACAATACACTTTGATCATATTTGGCCTTTTCTTCACTGATTGACTAGGAGTAAGCACAGGATTCTACTACCTTTTAGTGAGGCATCATTTTGATCTCAGTTGACCAAATATGTCCCATTGCCCGTAAAGGAATCCATAACTGATAgaatttgtattaatttatgACGCTTATCTGGGACTTTGTGTGAATGATAGTGAGGGTTGTTAAGAACATATAAAGCGGTCATTGTTTATCTGACGCAGTGCGCTTGACATATTTTGTGTTCCAGCTGTATTCCCATAGTTGCATGTGCGAACATTTCCacattgtctgtgtgtgtgtgtgtgtggcagagGTGATGTTGCACGTACCTGAccttgtgtggtgtgtgtggcgGGAAGGGGAAGGCCTAATCCGCTGCTCTGTGTGTGTAGGGGTGAAGCCGTATGCTTGTTCCATGTGTGACATGAGGTTTATTCAGCGTAACCACCTGGAGAGACACAGCCTCACTCACACGGGTATGCGTTCCGTTGCCACGTCCCCTCCCACCACTGCCGCTCGCACCCCCTGACGCGCAACCTCCACTTTGATGGGATGTTGAACCAGCATCACACGCCGCGCAGATGTTGCGTACATCTGGGCCATGATAACCACTCTGTCCTACACATAATGAGTTGATGACCAGGCctttttataataataacaCTCATAAATTACAGATAAGGCTTTTTTTCCTACTTAGTCTTGCTGCAATGATAGTCCTCAATGACAGTTTGACACACTTTAGTGTtttaagaaaacaaatattgacGCATTGACTCTGTTGTGTGTGCTTTTTGTTAGGGGAGAAGCCTTTTGCGTGTGACATGTGCGATATGAGGTTTATCCAGCGCTACCATCTGGAGAGACACAAGCGTGTGCACAGCGGCGAGAAGCCTTACCAATGTGAGCGCTGCCAGCAGGTAGGcagattattttattcatcagtAATGAATCAGCaacataattaaatgtatctggtcatttaggtccatttgttccaGCAGACATACTTTCACGAttgcatttgttgtttttcttcccttttcctGAATGGAAAGTAAAAACAGGTACcggaaatgaacaaaatgtacaACGGAAACGCCACCCAGTGGCGTCCTAGTTACTAAGAGCTGTAGCATTTTCAAAAACTGAACATCTAGGTTGCGCTCAGTTATAAAGGCAAGCAACACTTGGGAGACCCGCATTGACGTTAGCGCGGTCACCGCACGTCCCAAATTTGAGTTATAAATGAACTTCAGATATTGTACTGGAAAAACTGGAGCAATTAAGGTACTATAATGCCTTCATATGTCTGCATGTAAAGCTATTTACATGGATGTCttataacaaacaaaaaaatatttgtgcttcagatttttttcctttaaccTTTCTCAGAAATTCCAATGGTATTGGCAAAGTTTTCAATCTGTAAATTtccaaaatacatccatccatttccttctgtTTATCTGAAGTCAGTTCACAGGGACCGTAGCTTTTGCAAGGAatcccagatttccctttccccagccacttcctcgaGCTCTTCAGAGGGGATCCTGAGCCATTTCCAGGGAACCTGAGATATTTAGTCTCCAACTTGTTCTGGTTTATACCTGGGGTTTTCTCCCAGCAGGACGTACCCAGAACCTCACCAGGCATGcctccaggaggcatcctaaacagatgctCAAGCCCCttcatctgcctcctctcaatgcggagtaGCAGTGACTCTACTCAGAGCCTCTcttggatgaccgagcttctcaccctatttctaagggagagcttgtgtgtgtgtgtgtgtgtgtgtgtgtgtgtgtgtgtgtgtgtgtgtgtgtgtgtgtgtgtgtgtgtgtgtgtgtggaggcgaGCTCGAGTACAGCTATTTTGACTTTGCACAACACATCTGTGTTATTCCCTGCCAGCTGTCCCACCCGTCAGCTTGTGTAGGTGGGAATTGGGATTGCTAAATTCCCTACGgtcaccgcccagctcacaatACACCCGACCCcgatggcccctcccacagatAGTGGGCCCATAAGAAGGGAACCCACATTACCCTTTCGGACTATGCCCGGCTGGCCCTGTGGACACAGGCCTGGCCACTAGGCTCtcacctttgagccccacctctagACCTCGGTCCACGGGGGGCCCTGGTGACACACGTCTGGCCAAGGGAAAACTATGTCAACTTTTTGTCATCATCGTGCTTTTTTtaggtccctcacctaggacacATTTATCATGGGTGACCCTATTAGGGGcataaagccccagacaacttagttcCTCGGATCATTGGAACGCAAAAACCTCTCCACCACATCAAGGTGACACCTCAAGGAGGGGTTTTCCAAAATTCCCCATCTTAAATTCCCACGGAATTATCTGAAATTGTCCAACCGCTTTAACCGTACTTGTAGTTGGAATTTGTGTGGAAAACTTGAATAAACAGAATTACACTTTTGTTTTCCCCGTAGAATTTTTCAAGGACAGACCGTCTGCTGCGGCACCGTCGGCTGTGCCAGGGCCGCGGCGTAGCAAAAGTGGAGAACCAACCATGTTGTGAACCGCGCCAATATGCCCAGGAAGGTCCACCTGCTCCCCCGACCTGGAGCCCCATGCACCCCCCTCCGGGTCGGCTGGCCGTCTGACATTCCACGTTCGCCCCGTCTACGTGGCCACCTGACACAGAACCGGTGGACGGGCGTGGCGCTCGCTCTGTGATGAGTGGCTCTAGCACAGACTGACGATGCAGGTCCAGTCTTGGATTACTAATAACTGCGGGACATTTGTTTGTTTCGTTTTAACTGTTTCTTTTCTCGCCtccatatttttttaacgacaAGACTTTTCTGTGATGAAGAGTGTTCCTGTTTTGTACTTACTCTGTTcgcgggtgaaaaaaaaaaaaaagtttttattgaTCCAATGCATCTACATTTGTTGGTACTCTGTAAtgacggcattttttttttaaattgacaaacagggatatcattgtgaggAAAAGGATTTCATTGTCTCTTAAGCTTTGTCACTTAGGTCCAAATATGGCTCACGTCAACCAGATCTGGCTGGCTGTGGCAGCTGTTTCAATtgctgtcaccatggcaacggtgGCTTGACCAGGACTATTGTGAAGCCATCTGGTTGACCAGCATTCTTTGCCTCTAACAACAGTAGAGGTACACTGTCTGTAAATATTGCTACTACATTCACAGTTGGACTTAAgttgatttttctcatttttgtttttgtttcattttggccAAGAATTACCTACAGTCTTGCGAGCCAATGGGTGTTAATGTTAACCAGGACTTCC
This portion of the Syngnathoides biaculeatus isolate LvHL_M chromosome 10, ASM1980259v1, whole genome shotgun sequence genome encodes:
- the znf740a gene encoding gastrula zinc finger protein XlCGF57.1 isoform X26, which codes for MSHLPSSSVRDHMKWAGLLGCEAVLSSMALMQASTMAAAPPKKMMAPLGHAPPQRDGPDRGPQSHMILPSGMSCPPLLIRKEGEFQAPRLLDEKDMRTNEDLQQKKKNRKSVAPCKVREQEGRGGKGAGGDENGPSSKVQKNFICDHCYGAFRSGYHLKRHILIHTGVKPYACSMCDMRFFQRYHLARHSLTHTGVKPYACTMCDMRFIQRYQLERHSLTHTGVKPYACTMCDKRFFQRYHLARHSLTHMGVKPYACTMCDMKFCQRYHLARHSLTHTGVKPYACTICDKRFFQRYHLARHSLTHMGVKPFACTMCDMRFVQRYHLARHSLTHTGVKPYACTMCDKRFFQRYHLARHSLTHMGVKPFACTMCDMRFVQRYHLARHSLTHTGGRGADKRMSSTMRIKGGKKGVKPYACSMCDMRFIQRNHLERHSLTHTGEKPFACDMCDMRFIQRYHLERHKRVHSGEKPYQCERCQQNFSRTDRLLRHRRLCQGRGVAKVENQPCCEPRQYAQEGPPAPPTWSPMHPPPGRLAV
- the znf740a gene encoding gastrula zinc finger protein XlCGF57.1 isoform X25, with the protein product MSHLPSSSVRDHMKWAGLLGCEAVLSSMALMQASTMAAAPPKKMMAPLGHAPPQRDGPDRGPQSHMILPSGMSCPPLLIRKEGEFQAPRLLDEKDMRTNEDLQQKKKNRKSVAPCKVREQEGRGGKGAGGDENGPSSKVQKNFICDHCYGAFRSGYHLKRHILIHTGEKPYACAVCDMRFIQRYHLERHSLIHTGVKPYACTMCDMRFIQRYQLERHSLTHTGVKPYACTMCDKRFFQRYHLARHSLTHMGVKPYACTMCDMKFCQRYHLARHSLTHTGVKPYACTICDKRFFQRYHLARHSLTHMGVKPFACTMCDMRFVQRYHLARHSLTHTGVKPYACTMCDKRFFQRYHLARHSLTHMGVKPFACTMCDMRFVQRYHLARHSLTHTGGRGADKRMSSTMRIKGGKKGVKPYACSMCDMRFIQRNHLERHSLTHTGEKPFACDMCDMRFIQRYHLERHKRVHSGEKPYQCERCQQNFSRTDRLLRHRRLCQGRGVAKVENQPCCEPRQYAQEGPPAPPTWSPMHPPPGRLAV